The following proteins come from a genomic window of Rhizobium sp. 007:
- a CDS encoding nucleoside-diphosphate sugar epimerase/dehydratase, producing the protein MEPRDKVIAAQRQEMNARRDMNARRDDVLAAWKAAVGYADSAVSAAILLSKKTAGSHVRKVRQAPLLFATDLVSACFALNFAFVARYGLEQVQASAELIETLLFASPQYLAICIVVFPMAGLYSRNWRYGSISDLVTIPRAVLISTALLVCVLFFITRLQDIPRAALLLEALLLSLFLSASRLSFRINELSLPDNAGWLKQAPEQEQKIPTLLVGAGDAADLYLRAVSRDRSCFHRPVAIIEPTGACEGIMLHGVPILGALTDFERVVRELRLSHSFPRHLVFTEAPSVFGEEVCEKLIRQAEALGITVSRLSQMTELKNAKRENRFELKSIELTDLLERPQAALDRDAILRLIRGRRVLITGAGGSIGSELTLQIAACEPSQLVLVENCEFNLYTIDLELAERFATLPRATCLCNVRRANRVNDVFEEYRPELVFHAAALKHVPMVEINPCEGALTNVIGTMNVANAARQVGALAMVQISTDKVVNPTSVMGGTKRLAELYCQALDLEGVERGSGPRYMTVRFGNVLGSSGSLIPLFKRQIASGGPLTVTDPDMTRFFMTIREAVELTLQASAYGLEGDIGKGEVFVLDMGKPVRIMDIARRMIRLAGLVPDKDIAIKVIGLRPGEKCYEELFDINDTPVPSPVPGVFGAIPRPVPLSKLRPTFARLERSAELGDASMVLALISSLVPGYAWQRPAFAGAALAPMHDGTREEGEDHDVGLPDNLLAALVAETDGGSAEVSGWISPSRLQ; encoded by the coding sequence ATGGAACCGCGCGACAAAGTCATCGCTGCTCAGCGGCAGGAGATGAATGCAAGACGGGACATGAATGCTAGACGGGACGACGTGTTGGCGGCCTGGAAGGCCGCGGTTGGTTATGCGGATTCTGCGGTCAGCGCGGCAATCCTTCTGTCAAAAAAGACAGCCGGTTCTCACGTTCGCAAGGTTAGGCAGGCACCCTTGCTGTTTGCGACCGACCTCGTGTCCGCATGCTTCGCCCTCAACTTCGCGTTCGTCGCGCGCTATGGATTGGAGCAGGTTCAGGCAAGTGCGGAGCTGATCGAAACGCTCTTATTTGCGAGCCCGCAGTATCTTGCGATTTGCATCGTGGTCTTTCCCATGGCCGGCCTTTATAGCCGCAATTGGCGATACGGTTCGATCTCCGATCTTGTGACAATCCCACGGGCGGTGCTCATATCCACGGCCCTTTTGGTCTGCGTGCTATTTTTCATAACAAGGCTGCAAGATATCCCCCGCGCGGCCTTGCTTCTCGAGGCGCTCCTGCTCTCGCTATTCCTTTCGGCGTCGCGGCTGAGCTTTCGCATTAACGAATTGTCCCTGCCGGATAACGCTGGCTGGCTGAAGCAAGCGCCCGAGCAGGAGCAAAAGATACCGACCCTGCTGGTCGGTGCGGGAGATGCTGCGGATCTCTATCTACGTGCCGTGAGCCGCGACCGCAGCTGCTTCCATCGTCCGGTTGCCATCATCGAGCCGACTGGCGCATGCGAAGGGATTATGTTGCACGGCGTACCGATTTTGGGTGCCTTGACGGATTTTGAGAGGGTTGTTAGGGAACTGCGCCTCTCCCATTCCTTCCCGCGGCACCTTGTCTTCACCGAGGCACCTTCCGTGTTTGGTGAGGAGGTTTGCGAAAAGCTCATCAGACAGGCCGAAGCGCTCGGCATCACCGTTTCCCGTTTATCCCAGATGACGGAGCTGAAGAATGCCAAGCGGGAAAACCGATTTGAACTCAAATCGATCGAGCTGACAGACCTGCTGGAGCGGCCCCAGGCCGCTTTGGACAGGGATGCCATCCTGCGGCTCATCCGGGGGCGCCGGGTGCTCATCACTGGTGCCGGCGGCTCGATCGGCTCCGAACTCACGCTTCAGATCGCCGCCTGCGAGCCGTCGCAGCTCGTTCTCGTCGAGAATTGCGAGTTCAATCTTTACACAATTGACCTTGAGCTTGCGGAGCGCTTTGCGACGCTGCCCCGCGCCACCTGTCTCTGCAATGTTCGGCGGGCCAACCGCGTCAACGACGTTTTCGAAGAATATAGGCCGGAGCTGGTCTTCCATGCGGCAGCGCTCAAGCACGTGCCAATGGTGGAGATCAATCCGTGCGAGGGCGCGCTTACAAACGTGATCGGCACCATGAACGTCGCCAATGCCGCCAGGCAGGTCGGTGCCCTGGCGATGGTTCAGATCTCTACCGATAAGGTGGTCAATCCAACGAGCGTCATGGGAGGGACGAAACGTCTCGCGGAGCTCTATTGTCAGGCGCTCGACCTCGAAGGAGTGGAGCGCGGAAGCGGCCCTCGTTACATGACCGTGCGGTTCGGCAACGTTCTTGGCTCGAGCGGCTCCCTCATTCCGTTGTTCAAGAGACAGATCGCCAGCGGTGGACCGTTGACCGTGACCGATCCGGACATGACGCGGTTCTTCATGACCATACGGGAAGCCGTGGAACTTACCCTGCAGGCCTCCGCCTACGGACTCGAGGGCGACATCGGAAAAGGCGAGGTCTTCGTTCTGGACATGGGCAAACCGGTAAGGATCATGGACATCGCACGCAGGATGATCAGGCTTGCAGGTCTTGTTCCTGACAAGGACATAGCAATCAAGGTCATCGGGCTGCGCCCCGGCGAAAAGTGCTACGAGGAGCTTTTCGATATCAATGATACTCCGGTTCCGTCGCCTGTTCCGGGGGTTTTCGGCGCAATTCCACGGCCTGTACCGCTTTCCAAGCTTCGCCCGACGTTCGCCCGGCTGGAGCGCTCCGCCGAATTGGGTGATGCATCCATGGTGCTCGCGCTCATCAGTAGCCTTGTCCCAGGTTATGCGTGGCAGCGCCCCGCTTTCGCCGGTGCGGCCCTGGCTCCAATGCATGATGGAACTCGCGAAGAGGGTGAGGATCATGACGTGGGCCTCCCGGACAACTTACTTGCAGCTCTTGTGGCTGAAACTGATGGAGGAAGTGCTGAGGTGTCTGGGTGGATCAGCCCATCACGGCTGCAATGA
- a CDS encoding glycosyltransferase family 4 protein translates to MDRLLWRQQEGSQRILVLSSYSRSLTNFRLELLKSMVRAGHVVVAAGPEDDPEVKADLSKIGVEFARIPMARASLSPVRDIATFLQIRRLIKKIRPDVVVPYTMKPIVYGGIAARSAGVPGRCFLVTGLGHVFSEASVKTLKGRWIKRLCVRLYRLAMAGATAVFVYNDADRSDIVENSLVHDVSVIHRVAGSGVDVDHYAFAPVPLEKPVFLMVSRLISDKGVFEYVEAARRLKQHRPDAEFQLLGPFDPNPAAISRLRVQEWIEEGIVDYLGETNDVRPFLAQCNIFVLPSYYREGIPRSILEAMAVGRAIITTDLPGCRDTIEPGENGYLVTPRSADSLFSAMSPLADRLRLAAEMGRRSRELACARFDVHAINEILIYRMGLSDHDCAGRKAAGALGREAIQAHTINQQLDATGRVISWRG, encoded by the coding sequence TTGGATCGCTTGCTTTGGCGGCAGCAGGAAGGAAGCCAGCGCATTCTGGTGCTGTCCAGCTATAGCCGTTCGTTGACGAATTTCCGTTTGGAACTTTTGAAATCCATGGTGCGCGCCGGCCATGTCGTGGTAGCTGCAGGTCCCGAAGACGACCCGGAGGTGAAGGCCGATCTTTCCAAGATCGGGGTTGAGTTCGCCAGAATCCCGATGGCCCGCGCCAGCTTGAGCCCGGTCAGGGACATTGCGACGTTCCTCCAGATTCGGCGGCTTATAAAGAAAATAAGGCCCGACGTGGTGGTCCCCTATACGATGAAACCGATCGTCTACGGCGGAATCGCAGCCCGCTCAGCGGGTGTTCCGGGGCGTTGCTTTCTTGTAACCGGTCTGGGGCATGTTTTTTCGGAAGCGAGCGTCAAGACTCTAAAGGGCCGTTGGATCAAACGACTGTGCGTCCGGCTTTATCGGCTGGCGATGGCGGGTGCGACGGCGGTTTTTGTCTATAATGATGCCGACCGCTCGGACATCGTTGAAAATTCATTGGTCCACGACGTTTCCGTCATTCATCGCGTTGCAGGCTCCGGCGTGGATGTCGATCACTACGCCTTCGCACCAGTCCCATTGGAAAAGCCTGTCTTTCTGATGGTGAGCCGGCTGATCAGTGACAAGGGCGTCTTCGAATACGTGGAGGCGGCGCGACGCTTGAAGCAGCATCGGCCTGATGCAGAATTCCAACTTCTCGGACCGTTTGATCCGAACCCAGCGGCAATATCGCGGCTGCGGGTTCAGGAATGGATCGAAGAGGGGATCGTGGATTACCTTGGCGAGACAAACGATGTCCGCCCCTTCCTCGCGCAGTGCAACATATTCGTCCTCCCCTCCTATTACCGAGAGGGAATACCCCGCAGCATCCTGGAAGCGATGGCCGTCGGGCGCGCGATTATTACAACGGACCTTCCGGGTTGCCGGGACACTATCGAACCCGGCGAGAACGGCTATCTCGTCACGCCTAGAAGCGCAGACAGCCTTTTTAGCGCCATGTCGCCGCTTGCCGACCGGCTTCGGCTGGCTGCTGAAATGGGTCGGCGTTCGCGCGAACTGGCCTGCGCCAGGTTCGATGTCCACGCAATCAACGAAATACTCATCTATCGAATGGGTCTCTCAGA